The DNA sequence CTCCATTGAACAAATGGGTTAATCGACGCCATATTTCTACTACTTTCTTCGATGACCTGCGGAAAGGAACAACGTTTCAAATGGCTTATGTAGTTTGTATTGTCCAGCTATTATCAAATAGCGGGAAATGGCTGAAAATGTACATGTCAGAGGCTCACACTAAACGAAGATAACGTGAATTCATGATGCCTGAGTCGAACCATGTTTCATTAATTAACGATAAGGGATCAGCACAGACGTGCGTAAAGCACTTGAAGATTTTCCAATCGTTAACACAGATTTACATCCTCACCCAAAGTCCcacaaaagtttgaaataccAACACTGATATTTCATACCTGTTTCTGTGTAACAAAGACGGTGCTTTACACCACAGTAGATTTCACTTTTCAGTTTGTTGTGTTTATTAAGAAACATTCATAATTTACGAAACTTGTGGTAAGAAAGTAGCAGATGATTTCACAGCTCTAACAATAACGAGATTCACGAAGAATCAATTATTTTCAACCTGAAGCACATGAAATATCGTTCATTTTCCTGCATTGGTTTTTGAAGCTTTACTTTATTTTCAGATTGAGATTCTAGTATGGGATGTAGTGGAAGTCAAATCTCCGATCCCAAGATGGTGGCTGAAGTTCCCCCGCAGCCGCCCTACCTGGGTCCTCCCTGCGAATACCGCATGGAAAACTTCTTGGTTCCGTACGTGGTACAGTCGGACTTCGGATTCATGCCCGTTCAGGGCATGTCATTAACCACATTAGACGTGAATGTGTACAACATGGCCTTGGGGTCACTGTATGACCTTGGATATCGTCTGGTGTCATTCTCAGTTGTTCCCTCTTCGTATACAGCCGATAGTCATGTCAAGGGTGATGTCAAACAAACACACAAGTACCAAGGAATCTGTCGGAAATTACCGGAAGACGAACAACCCCAGCAATGGTCTCTAAAGGTCGTCAAGTCGTTTTTGCCCTCTAAAGTATTTACGTATGGATTGTTCCGATTAGGATCTGAGTCGCAAACCATTGCCGATTCCAACCACATTTTCCAGACGATTTCGCAGGAGGCGGCAAACGGTGCTCGACTTGTGTGCATAGAAATAACAGGTTTTAACTCCCAAAATGTGAAAGCATCAACGACAGCAAAAGCAACGGCAGGATTCTCTGGCAGCACAGGTTCCACGAACATGTGCTTCTTTGGGCAAAGTCCAGAAACGAGTAAATCTTTATCTTACTTAATCAAATTGCATAAAAAAGCATGTGAATTGTCGCCATAGCGTAGTAAATATGAGTTCGCTTGGCAACCAGTTGGTTATCGATCTCGGCCTGCGTCAAATCTATGATTGATTTATcacatattgtttaacgtcccgctctagaatctttcactcatatggagtcatcaccattgccggtgaagggctgtaaaatttaggcccaagctcgacgcttacggcctttgagcaaggagggatctttatcgtgccacacctactgtgacacggggcctcagttaatttttgcggtctcatccgaaggaccgccccattaaatcgcctcttatgacaagcaaggggtttgTAACCCGAATCTCCACGGTAAGAAATGTCTAAGATATTTGACGTAGGTAGTGACTGCGGGTAGCCCgcagcattagaagtgaaagtcatgggtcttttgaatatgaccttgaaaaacagaAGCCCCATGTCGCCTTAtgtgttggcacgataaaggacCCCTACCTGATACGGTCGTAAGCACCACTTTGTGATGCTTTATCTAAATCTGgtgtcaccactgtcggtgcgggttcgaattctgctcgcgccggtaagtgagaaagttttaccagtttactttcggaaggtcggtggtctcttcccaggtactttgtatctgggttctctcttccaccaataaaaactgggcgccaccagataaatgaaaaattgttgaatgtggctgAAAAATCTAAGGCAACTGGTGACTTTTTGTACGTGTCTGTCTTCAGgctattatggtacagcgatgtctgtacgttcgtccgttcggggttttctgtatctaatttcatttctgtcacatatcaagctaaAACTTATGTAGCTTAGGATCATGTTGAAAATTTGATCCATTTCGTCCTCTCTTGCAGGaattttgcccctttatttgaaaatacatgtaattgttataTGGAAGGTACATTTAATTTGTCCGgcgaactcctcccacaattttcaagtgagggtcatcttgttttacagaaggtttgtatgggtattgaagatgtacatgtggcagggattttgattttcttcaattttaaaaaaaaattacaggttattgaacttagtcCGTTTTAAGgtaatattacatagagagtacatgatatGTATGGTGAAGTCCTCCCACAGTCTTCAAGTgagaaccttcttattttacagtgtttatatggGTATTGTAGGTATGCACTTGACAAGGATTTTGattattgaaaaaattacaggttgttgaacttagtcagttttgaggaattactacatagagagtacatgatttgtctgtttttccttctaccgttttcaagtgaggaggagaactcgtaagttatttgaacttgtttctgatccttttgtatatcatatatgtacaatgaaatatgttcaaaacaagtgaggaccttcttattttacagagtgtttatatgggtatagaagatatgcatgtggagaaaattacaggttgttgaacttagacagttttgaggaattactacatagagagtacatgatttgtctgtttttccgttcacagttttcaagtgaggaccagaATATTTGTGTGGGTATGGAAGGattttgatcccccccccccccccatttattGAGAAAATTACGGGTTGTTGAACGTAGTCTGTTTTaaggaaatatttcataaagagtacatgatttgtcttttatttttccttccGAAGTTTTCAAGttaggaccttcttattttacagagtataaatgggtatggaagatttgcgtgtggcaaggattttgattttcctcgatttttgagaaaattatagCTAGGTCGTTGGACTCGGTCCGTTTGGAGGAAACATTATATTGAGTAAAGGTCATAGTTTGTCCTCACTCCTCTCACCGGTTAGAAGCGAGGACCTTTGTAAATAACTTAAAGATGTGAATAGTgcaaggattttaattttcaacaatttttaattttctttgatgctTTGAATATCTAcaagttgttgaacttggtcaaatttggggaaatatcttACACACAGAACTCTCGGTTTGTCCATCTACCACTTGTCACAAAAagtgcaaagaaagtatgtcacggctgatactacctgaagaaAGGTTCTACGaattatggcttaagaaaacaccctatgtaagcattttcacgggcgtattatgtaccgtttgcagtGCTCTTGTTACCTATAGAGGATGACAAGTAAACACTTTTCAAAAGGAATATAAAacaataccccctcccccccaaaaaaccaaccaaaaacCCACAACATAGGATCTTAGATCAAGTCTCAtcgttattttttttgttttaaaaatatgtttttatcattattatcttACAGTTTTAGGAGTGGACATCTTCCTGGAGATCCCACGAAACCCAACTTCTGCCCGTTATGTTTACCAGTGTGTTACAATTCCTATGAAAATCACATGGACGACGGCGATGGACAGGAAATGGAACACAGAGATGGACTGGGTAGgagtgacgtcacaatacctTGGGAGTGGATGGAGAATGGTGGAAGTGTTTATGGACCAAAACAACAGTGCTTTCCATGACAGTGACCTCTTCACTACAAATATGACAATCAACCAGAACTGTATATTCTTTTTTGAAAAGGAGCAGTCGAAAATGAACGACAACACTCCCATTTATGAAGCGACGATGGTCCAATATCACTCTTTGGtaaaaatgaaaagtaaaatTGATACAACCATTACAACCATAACAACATTTGACACAGCTTGGGAACCCGTTGTGACTCAGCTAGGAACCTTTGGGTGGGAGCTAGTCAAAATCTTAGACACGCCAGTAATGAACTTTGAAAGCGTCATCGGGAGGGGTTTTATTACATTCAAAAAGGTCATGTGGATGTTTTTTCAGAGGAAAATTGTTACAGTTTCTGTGCCACTTGCTGGCGTAAATCCTCCACCTGTTGCAGCGACACCTTAACAGTAAAAATCGGGCATATCAGCGAAATGGAAATTAAAGACCAGATATTTATGTAGCactatcccattatcacctgcatatggtgtttatggctctcaactgattcgatatgtgagagcatgttctgcgtatgatcaattttcaaaccgagacaggctactgacaaataaattgatgttaaaGCGGTTTTAACTGTTCCGTTGGAAATTAGCATTTCGAATATTCtattgttatgggtcagaacaaACCATTAGTATagcgcagcagaatttactaacaaaatccaattaaacaattttaaataagatttatttacaattaataattgaaaGATAATTGTAATAATAGCAAAATACTAACTTACAGTAGGTGAATAATAAATACAAGCACACAAAAATGATAATCCAAAATCGTAGTTCCCAtggaaataaaattcaaatgaataaaatgtgTCTAACGAGagctttttttttatcttaagaatttcagtgtatacatgtatataataggaatgaattttctagtacacTCTTGAAAGACGatgatgcaaccattacgtaatctttctactaaaaataGCTTAGTCTAGAACAATCTCGATCACAGGTGTTAATGACAAGTAAACATAACCTTCTAGAACAATCCAGGTCAATTTAGTGCAAATAGTCAATAGTACACAACACTACGGTCGTTTTAATGATCTCATTTGCAAACACAATATGTCGTTAGGTCGAATACTGTCCGATACCGTATATCACATACTAATTGTTATGTCGTTCTGTgcgtactgattttgactacggattactccatttaccctATCAAGATGTAAGATTAAaggcagatgtgaccggtcaacaggggatgattactcctcctaggcacctgatcctacctctggtgtttccatgGGTTTATGTTTGCCCTACTGGCAATTCCTTATTCTTTATTGgggttaagagattgatcaccgttccctatcttcacctttttgtGTGCATGTGGCTCTGTGATCAATTTAACTCATTCGTAAGAGTTTTACTGAAAGTGTTCTCGTTCGAATGTTCTTACGCAACTGACTTTAATTTTCTGTTTTCTTGATGAACATTTGAATTGTGAATAAAAGAGAAACAGTTAAAGAAAATGCGTTTGgtaacttttaaaataaatatgtccTCTTTAGAAAATGTACATgaatgtatgcatgtatgaaatGGCTGTTTGCAAGATAAAGACATCATGTAAAGGGACAAGATTCGTCCATGTGACTACATGTTGTCAGGGACTCGCACTGTATCGTCTTGTCAATACCTAGGTCCCTGGTGTAGTATACACCCGGAGGTGTATAGTCGCTGCAAAGGTCAGACATTAATAGATACTGCTCTAGTTCGCACATTTTACGAGGGAAATTGAAGGCATCCATTGAagctagagcttgttctgcttatggtcagtttttaaatggaaacaggctactgacaaacaagttgatggtgtaggggttccaacagtctcgtttaaagtcatcatttcgcaaattctatggtcgttataacgatctgcattgccattacaacctaccattgggtcaaatgttgtctgacgtgtttcataccgattgttaggccatatttggtacactgattttgactacggataactccgtttacctgatcaggatatagggctcacggcgggtgtgactggtcgacagggaatgcttactcctcctaggcacccgatcccacctatggtatgtccaggggtccgtgtttgcccaactttctattttgtattgcttacaggagttttgagattgatcactgttcgttatcttcacttttcattgatcattatcttcacctttcattaaaaacGTGGGCTTCGATATTCAAGTGATCAACGAGGACTGTGGAGGAATACCAAATTTACATAGAAAGAAATATAACTAATTAACACTAACAATCGTCGGATTCTGATAATAAGATACTTCTTTGGACTGCAACATCATCAGGTAATCAAAGCGATTCGAAGTCAGGTGAACAGCGAAACTTGTTTAATCCGACATGCTCTGGGAGATAGATTTagtggggtgttttttttttttcattgaacagtgtATCGAACatgaaaatagataattgggaaGGAAAAGATAAACAACCATAGAAAAATAAGAGGTATATGGGCCAAaatgctcacctgaatcacaCCGCCACTGCTGTTCATCAGATTTTTAACCCCTTTTATTTCCACGATTTTTTTGGGCCTGACTTTTAATCCACAAAACATAGGGATTGTGTTCTggagaatattttttaaatgactttTTGTCCATATTCATGTACTAAGTAACATATGATCCCCTATTCTAGTCCCATCCTTAGACGTTGGGtccatattttgaaaaacaaaactccCAAGTCCACACAACTTGGAAATGTTTGCAAGTCAATATATGATATACTGTGGTTTTGcgacttttaaaaagaaaagtttaaaatttcctATAAATGTACGCGGGCattttctcatgtaaaactttgaatgcATATTTTAGCCCTATCCTTACCTCAGCGGCCATGATTTGATAAATTATGAATCTGCATTACATTGGAATGCTTGCATGTTGATACACATTATCatggccagtggttcttgagaataagatatatatatatatatatatatatatatatatatatatatatcaggaaCTGATCGTTGAtcatttattcttttaaatcatatatatacatataaatgtgtgtgtgtgtgtgtgtgtgaacagAGCGGATAAAAGGACTCTGTGGTTTACTATGGTTAAATTAAGTACATTATGAGCATTTTCGCCTTTTCTATATTCGAATTTTACCGGCTTACAACTTATAGAAATGTACAGTAGTATCGTTGTGAGATTCTTCGGTGCTATATACATGATTAAAGTCAACTGATAAAAATAAGTCGTACAGGCCTTTAACCAATCAGTACACTTTGTCGTACAGGCCTTTAACCAATCAGTACACTTTGTCGTACAGGCCTTTAAGCAATCAGTACACTTTGAATTGTAGGAGATCTCGCATCACCTCTCACACAGTTATACTTTATCCCGTACATGCTACCGTACCAGCACGATTGATTgccgtccctctcgaaaatctttcactcacaAAGAGgtgtcaccactgctggtgatgGGCTGCAAGATTTAGCCCTATGAtcagcgcttacagcctttgggcagggagagatctttaacggggcctcgttttttgcggtctcatccgaaggaccgccccatctagtcgcctcttacgacaagaatggggtactgaagacctattctaacccggatcttgGTAACAAATATCAAGAGAGTGTGACACATGAGTTGTAGGATATAACACATATTCCCTGAGGTAAAGCGAACATCGGTGATCACAATAGGCCTAAATATCACAAATGTCTCCCCGTCACAAAACCTGAAATGACGAGTGAATCTGTAGATGACGGCATCGAAAAACCAAATTCCCCGTTGAGGTCTCATCGTATAGAAATCCATCTCAGAGATCGATATTGTacttttttgattgattgatttaacgtccctctcgacaatatttcacttatatggagacgtcaccgctgttcgtgaagggctgcaaaatttagggaTATGATCGGTgattatggccattgagcagggaaagatctttatcatatgctacacctgctgtgacccggggcctcggtttttgccgtctcatccgaaggaccaccccatttaatcgcctcttacgacaagaaaggGGGTATtatgaggacttattctaacccggatctccacgatGAGAAATTTCTAAAAGTTGTATGTATTCCTATGTAATTCTGTCCCGAGATAAAACATCAAATTAATAACTTCATTTTCACTGTTTAACACTGAAACCTATATTACAAAGATCAACAGTGAATATATTGACTATCACGTTAATCAACACCCAACTCTAGGCATGTAACAACTAACACGTTCCCTTTGTTTAATATAAGGATGTCTTGTCGGGATGTACAAACAATACATCCTTTTATAAAAACTGAATTTCACTCTCTCATCGACCAGTTTGGCTGTCTGGGTGAATGGACTCGGATTTGTGTCTGCAAATCAAACGTTTTACTTCATGTCGAAATTTGGCATCAAAGAATCCATAGATAAAGGGGTTAACCACATGATTAACAATATACAGTCTGTACAAAAACAGCAGTCCTATGATAACCGAGTCGGGTTTTCTCCAAAACGATTGCACAAAAACAGACTCGAGCAGCATGATAACTATTCGAGGCAAGTATGCGATCACAAACACCATTGTGATCGTCATGAACATGTACGAGTATCTGTAGTGTCGAAAGTGGTACTTCATAGCCGGAAAGTTtgcttttaataaaatatcttgaGATTTTCTTTTGGTGCAAGTTGTTTCATCTTCTGGGCGAGGTCTTTGATTGTCACTGCTTTCATGATCATGCAGGTTACTAGGATTTTCTTCGAATTCTCCCCTTTCTACACTGTGAGGATCAGATGTC is a window from the Ostrea edulis chromosome 5, xbOstEdul1.1, whole genome shotgun sequence genome containing:
- the LOC125652799 gene encoding uncharacterized protein LOC125652799; the encoded protein is MGCSGSQISDPKMVAEVPPQPPYLGPPCEYRMENFLVPYVVQSDFGFMPVQGMSLTTLDVNVYNMALGSLYDLGYRLVSFSVVPSSYTADSHVKGDVKQTHKYQGICRKLPEDEQPQQWSLKVVKSFLPSKVFTYGLFRLGSESQTIADSNHIFQTISQEAANGARLVCIEITGFNSQNVKASTTAKATAGFSGSTGSTNMCFFGQSPETILGVDIFLEIPRNPTSARYVYQCVTIPMKITWTTAMDRKWNTEMDWVGVTSQYLGSGWRMVEVFMDQNNSAFHDSDLFTTNMTINQNCIFFFEKEQSKMNDNTPIYEATMVQYHSLVKMKSKIDTTITTITTFDTAWEPVVTQLGTFGWELVKILDTPVMNFESVIGRGFITFKKVMWMFFQRKIVTVSVPLAGVNPPPVAATP